CAATGCAGTCCGGCGATAGCTTCATAATTGATTTCGGACAGGACTACGACATTTCCCGGATCGCCTTTTACCCGGGCATCGGGAATGGTGAGTACTACTTGGATTTTTATACGGAGGAGTGGCGGCCGACCGGCGAGATCGTCCTCAGCCAGGAAACCGTTTATTTCTGGCATTTTCCCGATGCCGACAATACCGGCCGCTACGCCCGTTTAATCGCATTGCGTCCCGGGGGGATGCTCAACGAACTGGCTTTTTTCTCGGAAGATTCGCTTGAACCTTTGCCCATCGTGGCAGTCTTCGATGAGAAAATCGCTCCGGAAAGCCAGGGATCTCCGAAGGACCTTTTCGACGAACAGGCGACGATCCCGGAACGGCCCTCCTTCATGACCGGCATGTATTTTGACGAAATTTATTTTGCCCGGACCGCCTTCGAACACCTCAACCGGCTGGTGCCCTTTGATACGGCGCAGCCCCCCCTGGCCAAGATCCTCATCGGGTTGGGAATTCTCCTGTTTGGGATGAATCCCTTTGGATGGCGGATTGTCGCTGCTGTCATCGGCATGGGGATGATCCCGGTGGTCTACCTCTTCGGTAAAAGGCTCTTTGGGAAAACGGAATATGCTTTTTTGGCCGCGTTTTTCCTGACCTTCGATTTCATGCATTTTGCCCATACCCGCTTTGCCACCCTGGAAGGCTTTATGGTTTTTTTTATCATTCTCATGTATTTCTTCATGTACGAGTTCATCAGCCGGGATTTTTACACCTCGAACCTTCGTTCTCTCATCACTCCCCTCTTTTTTTCCGGGTTGTTCTACGGGATGGCTTCTGCCTCCAAGCTTAATGGGATCTTTGCCGGAATTGGGTTGGCGGTCATCTTTTTTTGGGCGCTTTGGAAGAACGAAAGAGTATATAATGCCGCCCGGAAGGAACAAAAAGAAATTACGGAAGGAGACCAAACCGCCGAAACGACCCGCCGGGAACGCATCGTTTCTCGTTATCCGGTCAACCGGAACCGGATTCTGTCCTGGTGTGTGGTCTTTTTCATCCTGGTTCCCCTCGGCGTATATTTCCTCTCCTATATCCCGGTCATGCTGATACCGGACCACGGATTTGCCGATGTCATTCGGTACCAGACTCACATGTACCGCTACCACCGCTTTCTCCAGGCTACCCATCCCTTTGCCTCACCATGGTACGAATGGCCGATCATGGCCCGGCCGATCTGGATGTACCAGGGGAAGGAACTGGCCGACGGTCTGATTTCCAGCATCGTCTCCTTCGGTAATCCGGCAGTCTGGTGGGGCGGCTTCCTGACCTTCTTTTATGTCCTTTGGTGCACCGTCAAAGGCAAGGACCGTCAGATGACCTTCGTTCTCCTGGCCTTGGCTTCCCAGTTTATTCCCTGGATGCTGGTACCCCGGCTTACCTTTATTTACCATTATTTCGCCAGTGTTCCCTTCCTCATTTTCGGACTGGTCTTTACCCTGGGGAAGATCGAAGAGCGCTGGCGCGGGGGGCGGTCTCTGGTGATCCTGTTCGGTGCGCTCACCGTTGGGCTTTTCGCCCTGTTCTACCCCATCCTCTCCGGGATGATCGTGGAACGCTCCTACGTGGCCACCTATCTGCGCTGGCTTCCCAGCTGGTTTTTTTATTAGGGCAAAGGATTCAATGAGGTTCAGAGAAGGTTAAAACAATTTGGGAATGATAAGGAAAAAAGCCAGTAATCAGAAGTCAGGGGGAGGGCTGGATTCAACCTGTCGGTAGACCGACGGGTCCAACCCGGTAAACAGAAATACAAGCTATTAGGGGCGGTAGGTCAAGCACCCGAATAAAGACCGTATTGGCCCTTCCTAAAAGCCTGAACTGCTAAACTGCTATAGCCTGTGTTTACAGAGGAGGGAACAGTTTGGCCGATTCAATCGTGTATTCAGTGGTCGTTCCCGTGTATAACGAAGAAGCGGTGATCGAAGAAACCCACCGTCGGCTCCGGAAGGTAATGGCCCAGACCGGGGAGTCCTATGAGTTGATATTCGTCGATGACGGGAGTAGTGACCGCTCCCGGGAGATCATTGCCGGTTTGTGCCGCCAACACTCCGATACCCGACTCATCGGATTTTCCCGGAATTTCGGACACGAAGCGGCGACCACAGCAGGTCTCGATCATGCCCGGGGAAAAGCGGTGGTGATCATCGACGCGGACCTGCAGGATCCTCCGGAAGTGATCCTTCTGATGATTGAACGGTGGCGCTTGGGATACCAGGTGGTCTATGGGAAAAGGTGGGAACGCAAGGGAGAAAGCTTTTTCAAGAGGATGACCGCCAGCCTCTTTTACCGATTGCTCAATAGATTGACGAGCATTACCATTCCCATGGATACTGGAGATTTCCGCCTGATCGACGAGCGGGTGTGCCGGGCGATGCGGAAATTGCGGGAGAAAAGCCGGTTCATACGGGGTTTGGTCAGCTGGATCGGATTTCGCACCACCGCCGTGGAGTACGTCCGGGATAAACGTTGGGCCGGGGATACGAAATACTCTTTCGGAAAACTTTTAGCTCTGGCTTGGGACGCAGTAGCCGCCTTTTCCAACAAACCCCTGAAACTGGCCACTTATGTCGGTTTTTGCCTGTCACTGATGAGTTTTATTTATTTGATCATAGTCGTTATCCGGCGGGTTGGGGATCCGGGGGCCGTCCCCGGTTGGGCTTCGATCGTGGTCATCAACCTCTTCTTTAACGGAGTGATTCTGATCATTTTGGGGATCATCGGGGAGTACCTGGGCCGGATCTACGAAGAGACCAAAAACCGACCATTGTACATCGTCGATGTAACCGAAGGGATACACCATGAACAACCCGCTCAAGAAACTTCTTTGTAAATACCGCTCCGATCTCTGGCAGGTCAGCAAGTTTGGGATCGTTGGAGTCCTCAATACCGGTGTTGATTTCGGTCTCTTTTCCCTCCTTTACCTTGCTGGGGGGTTGCACTATTTGCTTGCCCAAGTGCTCTCCTATGGGACGGCGACCTGTAACAGTTATATGTGGAACCGCTATTGGACATTCCAGACTCGACACCGTCCCCAGATGAGTGAGTTCATGAAATTTATTTTCGTCAACATTCTCTCCCTGGGGGTTTCTCTTC
This Atribacteraceae bacterium DNA region includes the following protein-coding sequences:
- a CDS encoding glycosyltransferase family 2 protein, which codes for MADSIVYSVVVPVYNEEAVIEETHRRLRKVMAQTGESYELIFVDDGSSDRSREIIAGLCRQHSDTRLIGFSRNFGHEAATTAGLDHARGKAVVIIDADLQDPPEVILLMIERWRLGYQVVYGKRWERKGESFFKRMTASLFYRLLNRLTSITIPMDTGDFRLIDERVCRAMRKLREKSRFIRGLVSWIGFRTTAVEYVRDKRWAGDTKYSFGKLLALAWDAVAAFSNKPLKLATYVGFCLSLMSFIYLIIVVIRRVGDPGAVPGWASIVVINLFFNGVILIILGIIGEYLGRIYEETKNRPLYIVDVTEGIHHEQPAQETSL
- a CDS encoding phospholipid carrier-dependent glycosyltransferase; this translates as MIADKKNDEQRNYRMTGKDWLLVFVLLAVYIPLSLFNLGSREVPETFWKPMQSGDSFIIDFGQDYDISRIAFYPGIGNGEYYLDFYTEEWRPTGEIVLSQETVYFWHFPDADNTGRYARLIALRPGGMLNELAFFSEDSLEPLPIVAVFDEKIAPESQGSPKDLFDEQATIPERPSFMTGMYFDEIYFARTAFEHLNRLVPFDTAQPPLAKILIGLGILLFGMNPFGWRIVAAVIGMGMIPVVYLFGKRLFGKTEYAFLAAFFLTFDFMHFAHTRFATLEGFMVFFIILMYFFMYEFISRDFYTSNLRSLITPLFFSGLFYGMASASKLNGIFAGIGLAVIFFWALWKNERVYNAARKEQKEITEGDQTAETTRRERIVSRYPVNRNRILSWCVVFFILVPLGVYFLSYIPVMLIPDHGFADVIRYQTHMYRYHRFLQATHPFASPWYEWPIMARPIWMYQGKELADGLISSIVSFGNPAVWWGGFLTFFYVLWCTVKGKDRQMTFVLLALASQFIPWMLVPRLTFIYHYFASVPFLIFGLVFTLGKIEERWRGGRSLVILFGALTVGLFALFYPILSGMIVERSYVATYLRWLPSWFFY
- a CDS encoding GtrA family protein, with amino-acid sequence MNNPLKKLLCKYRSDLWQVSKFGIVGVLNTGVDFGLFSLLYLAGGLHYLLAQVLSYGTATCNSYMWNRYWTFQTRHRPQMSEFMKFIFVNILSLGVSLLILTLLHEQLGLGTILSKVIATFFAMLVNYSGNRLWVFRKRLIEETGSLPR